In Clostridia bacterium, one genomic interval encodes:
- a CDS encoding family 78 glycoside hydrolase catalytic domain: MIDSKAKWIWPKDDVSHHSTVKFRKHFNYNDEKNVIINITADSRYYLYINSQYVNYGPVRAYPAHYKYDSIDITPFLKKGKNTLNIIVQHYGQSNFQYILANRGLLLSISGLKEEVVSNHTFLGKKAEEYLSNTPEICVQQPFEEQVDARLSDDFLSDDYDDSQWQECDEYDDTTHQDLTEREIPLLTNQVMNPVRLVSAESVKSIDNIISFNLRPYLTKNLTYEHSCYVCDGVVVIEATCNKPGKFNIKYNNISQDVYLNGEKIDTAGTTVENNIFTFFLPTYNHNTQMLFCFDGYKVDIKSIRLYLFDVDNKKANESNGMGFFNIVQPNCTIKDKNILKTQVLKEQGVDISEVCNSVNVFGLCYCEKVLNQVKIKDDYNLTAGNGYAVIEPREDDTRILLDYGQELVGFFEFEVFSHTGGDILDFHGFEFIQPDGRYNFAEGMNNTMRYITKKGYNKYRSLIRHGLRYCYISFRNISQPLYIKAPKLIFSTYPQSYKGSFYCSDEMVNNIYKAGKDTLRCCSEDTYTDCPTYEQTHWVGDARNEALIDWVVNGDYRLWYRCLEQTGQSLDFSIITQSQVPSGWFNIIPTWSFLWMQSICEFYKYTGQKQLTEKLFLMLKKNIEGIKKCINKDGLFELKAWNMFDWADMDTPADAVVTHQNCTLVRALNQSANLAKELGYEKTAKDWSELANKIKQAINQYMWNEQKQAYTDCLKNGVQSSVFSQQTNTVAVLSGVAEGARLSRCQEIINDPQDFVKGGSPFFEFFLLESIMNNQDNKRFIELIKNDWGFMIQKGCNTFWEMWTYIQPDGRLTRSHCHGWSAAPTYMLTEYVLGVRPLEPGYKKALINPHPCNLEWCRGDVPTPYGIIHVEWKVQNGKLELNYSAPKEITVEVKI, encoded by the coding sequence ATGATAGATAGTAAAGCAAAATGGATATGGCCTAAAGACGATGTTTCTCATCATAGTACGGTCAAGTTTAGAAAACACTTTAATTACAATGATGAAAAGAACGTAATAATTAATATTACTGCAGATTCGAGATATTATCTTTATATAAACTCACAATATGTTAATTATGGGCCGGTTAGAGCATATCCAGCACATTACAAGTATGATTCTATAGATATTACACCCTTTTTGAAAAAAGGGAAAAATACACTTAATATCATTGTTCAGCACTATGGTCAAAGTAATTTTCAATATATTTTGGCTAATAGAGGACTATTATTGTCTATTTCAGGCCTGAAAGAAGAAGTTGTTTCTAACCATACTTTTTTAGGAAAAAAAGCTGAAGAATATCTTTCCAATACGCCTGAGATCTGTGTTCAGCAGCCGTTTGAAGAACAGGTTGATGCAAGACTATCTGATGATTTTTTGTCTGACGATTATGATGATTCACAATGGCAGGAATGCGATGAATATGACGATACCACTCATCAGGATCTAACAGAAAGAGAAATTCCTTTATTAACAAATCAGGTTATGAATCCTGTCAGGCTTGTCAGTGCTGAAAGTGTAAAATCAATTGATAATATTATAAGTTTTAATTTGAGACCTTATTTAACCAAGAATTTGACTTATGAGCATAGCTGCTATGTTTGCGATGGCGTAGTGGTTATTGAGGCTACCTGCAATAAACCAGGCAAATTTAATATAAAATATAATAATATTTCACAAGATGTTTATCTTAACGGCGAAAAAATAGATACTGCAGGTACTACTGTAGAGAATAATATATTTACATTTTTCTTGCCTACATATAATCATAATACACAGATGCTGTTTTGCTTTGACGGTTATAAGGTAGATATAAAGAGCATAAGGCTGTATTTATTTGATGTCGATAATAAAAAAGCAAACGAAAGCAACGGCATGGGATTTTTTAATATTGTTCAGCCTAATTGCACAATTAAGGATAAAAACATTCTGAAAACGCAAGTTTTAAAAGAACAAGGTGTTGATATATCAGAAGTATGTAATTCTGTTAATGTTTTTGGATTATGTTACTGTGAAAAAGTATTAAACCAGGTTAAAATCAAAGATGATTACAACCTTACTGCTGGCAATGGTTATGCTGTAATAGAACCTAGAGAAGATGATACCAGAATCCTTCTTGATTATGGACAAGAACTTGTAGGCTTTTTTGAATTTGAAGTTTTTTCGCATACGGGCGGGGACATTTTGGATTTTCATGGCTTTGAATTTATTCAGCCAGACGGAAGATATAATTTTGCAGAAGGCATGAATAATACCATGAGATACATAACCAAAAAAGGTTATAACAAATATCGTTCTTTAATAAGACATGGATTAAGATATTGTTATATATCTTTTAGAAATATCAGTCAGCCATTATATATAAAAGCTCCTAAGCTGATATTTTCAACATATCCTCAAAGCTATAAAGGCAGTTTTTATTGTTCTGACGAAATGGTCAACAACATTTATAAGGCAGGAAAAGATACCTTAAGATGTTGCAGTGAAGACACTTATACTGACTGTCCCACTTATGAGCAAACACATTGGGTAGGAGATGCAAGAAACGAAGCTCTAATTGACTGGGTTGTTAATGGCGATTACAGACTTTGGTATAGATGTCTTGAACAAACTGGGCAGTCTTTGGATTTTAGCATTATTACTCAATCTCAAGTTCCCAGCGGATGGTTTAATATCATACCGACATGGAGCTTTTTATGGATGCAGAGTATTTGCGAATTTTATAAATATACAGGTCAAAAGCAACTGACTGAAAAGTTATTTTTGATGCTGAAGAAAAATATCGAGGGCATAAAGAAATGCATCAATAAAGATGGCCTTTTTGAACTAAAGGCATGGAATATGTTTGATTGGGCGGATATGGATACTCCTGCTGATGCCGTAGTAACTCATCAAAATTGCACATTGGTAAGAGCACTCAACCAATCAGCTAATCTTGCCAAGGAATTAGGCTATGAAAAAACTGCAAAAGACTGGTCAGAATTAGCCAATAAGATAAAACAGGCTATTAATCAATACATGTGGAATGAGCAAAAGCAAGCATACACTGACTGCTTGAAAAACGGTGTCCAAAGCAGTGTCTTTTCTCAACAAACCAATACGGTAGCAGTCTTATCAGGTGTAGCTGAAGGTGCAAGGCTAAGTAGATGTCAAGAGATAATTAACGATCCGCAAGATTTTGTAAAAGGCGGTAGTCCTTTCTTTGAATTTTTCCTATTAGAGAGCATCATGAATAATCAGGACAATAAGAGATTTATTGAACTGATTAAAAATGATTGGGGATTTATGATTCAAAAAGGCTGCAACACTTTTTGGGAAATGTGGACCTACATTCAGCCAGACGGAAGACTTACAAGAAGCCATTGCCATGGCTGGTCTGCAGCACCTACTTATATGCTCACAGAATATGTTCTTGGCGTAAGACCTCTAGAGCCTGGTTATAAAAAAGCATTGATAAATCCTCATCCATGCAATCTAGAATGGTGTAGGGGCGATGTTCCTACTCCTTACGGTATTATTCATGTGGAATGGAAAGTCCAAAACGGAAAATTAGAATTAAATTATTCTGCACCGAAAGAAATAACAGTTGAAGTCAAAATATAA
- a CDS encoding carbohydrate ABC transporter permease, with product MNYKLTKGRIAFNIFNITFLSLLTLSFLIPYVYIVSGSFTDEIALIKNGYKLFPSKFSFYAYKFIIDSDPYLLNSVKNSIILTLIGTLVTITVCTLYAYPLSKSYLKGNKFFSLFMIFTMLFSGGLIPYYLVVTTFFTDSIWAIIIPGAMAPYYTILLRNFFYTVPSSLEEAAKIDGASNIRILIRIYLPLSLPVIATVVLFAAVSYWNNWVGPMLFISSKEKYPIQYLIQQLLTNITSIYGGGGGGNILPTESVKFAAVVLGSMPIIIVYPFLQKYFINGLIIGGVKE from the coding sequence ATGAATTATAAATTAACAAAAGGAAGAATAGCCTTTAATATCTTTAACATAACATTTTTATCGCTTTTGACTCTGAGTTTTTTGATACCTTATGTTTATATTGTTTCAGGAAGTTTTACAGACGAGATTGCGTTGATAAAGAACGGCTATAAACTTTTTCCTAGTAAGTTTAGCTTTTATGCCTATAAGTTCATAATCGATTCCGATCCGTACTTGCTAAATTCAGTAAAAAATTCTATTATACTTACTTTGATCGGAACTTTAGTGACTATTACGGTATGTACCTTATATGCATATCCGCTATCAAAATCATACTTAAAAGGAAATAAGTTCTTTTCCTTGTTTATGATATTTACAATGTTATTTTCAGGCGGACTTATTCCTTATTATCTAGTAGTAACAACATTCTTTACTGATTCAATATGGGCAATAATTATCCCAGGCGCTATGGCACCATATTATACAATATTGCTTAGAAACTTTTTTTACACTGTACCTTCCAGCTTGGAAGAAGCGGCTAAAATTGACGGAGCAAGCAATATAAGAATCTTGATCAGGATATATTTACCTCTTTCATTGCCGGTAATAGCTACTGTTGTGCTATTTGCAGCTGTTTCATATTGGAACAACTGGGTAGGACCAATGCTATTCATATCGAGCAAAGAAAAGTATCCTATTCAATATTTGATACAACAGCTTTTGACTAATATAACAAGCATTTATGGCGGAGGTGGCGGCGGAAATATACTGCCGACAGAATCTGTGAAGTTTGCTGCTGTAGTGCTTGGTTCAATGCCTATAATTATCGTTTATCCATTTTTGCAAAAATACTTTATTAACGGCTTAATAATCGGTGGAGTAAAAGAATAA
- a CDS encoding ABC transporter permease subunit gives MLNSKIKKSKLKKDFKQIIKEWQLYLMFLPGFVVLLIFSYIPMYGLVLAFKEYSPVFGIMNSPWVGLQNIKYAVMSYGFYRLVRNTLILGLLKLIFAFPSSIILALLFNELSNGIFKKFVQTVSYLPYFISWVIVASIAYMFLSTDYGVLNDILISLGIDRIQWYASPQYWRAIITITHIWKNTGWGTIVFLAGLTAINPDLYEAARCDGAGRFKQVLHVSIPGIMPVIGMTFILSVAGIVKDDFEQIYALVGQNSELYSTVDVLGTWMYRGLRGDFRGWGEVTAVGLVQSIVGFILMVGANWLVKRSDNKGLW, from the coding sequence GTGTTGAACAGTAAGATTAAGAAGTCAAAATTAAAAAAAGATTTTAAACAAATAATCAAAGAATGGCAATTATATTTGATGTTTTTGCCTGGCTTTGTAGTATTATTGATATTTTCCTATATTCCTATGTATGGGCTCGTATTGGCGTTCAAAGAATACAGTCCTGTTTTTGGAATAATGAATTCTCCATGGGTGGGTTTGCAAAATATAAAATATGCTGTAATGTCATACGGCTTTTATAGACTTGTACGCAATACATTAATATTAGGATTGCTTAAGCTGATTTTTGCTTTTCCTTCGTCTATCATTTTAGCTCTATTGTTTAATGAATTAAGTAATGGAATATTTAAGAAGTTTGTTCAGACGGTTTCTTATTTACCTTACTTTATCTCATGGGTTATTGTCGCATCCATTGCATATATGTTTTTATCAACCGATTACGGCGTTTTGAATGATATTTTGATATCTCTTGGTATAGATAGAATTCAGTGGTATGCTAGTCCTCAATATTGGCGTGCCATAATCACAATTACACATATCTGGAAAAACACAGGTTGGGGTACTATTGTCTTTTTGGCAGGACTTACAGCGATAAACCCTGATTTGTATGAAGCTGCAAGATGCGATGGGGCAGGCAGATTTAAACAAGTTTTACATGTATCTATTCCGGGAATTATGCCTGTTATCGGAATGACATTTATTTTAAGTGTAGCAGGCATAGTTAAAGATGACTTTGAACAGATATATGCCTTGGTTGGTCAGAATAGTGAATTATATTCTACTGTAGATGTTTTGGGTACTTGGATGTATCGCGGACTAAGAGGAGATTTTAGAGGCTGGGGCGAAGTAACTGCAGTAGGTTTAGTTCAGAGCATTGTTGGATTTATATTAATGGTGGGCGCTAACTGGTTGGTTAAACGTTCGGATAATAAAGGTTTGTGGTGA